A DNA window from Pseudorasbora parva isolate DD20220531a chromosome 5, ASM2467924v1, whole genome shotgun sequence contains the following coding sequences:
- the zgc:113337 gene encoding OX-2 membrane glycoprotein yields MFVVSLPRCLEICVSLVMVSRLQARVSAPARLEALVEQPFTLSCTLVKSKGESINQIRWLDVQNQTLITYQPGQQDSVSGQQHVELAASPRDASAITIKRVSYRDEGCYTCIFDVYPKGSREGKTCLIVTATVIPEGNKTAVGGKQASLACRYALPEKVKQVLWKKILNKAESSEVALFARQSDPVIEEEFVDRASLNPSLSDSELTLWPVQAKDEACYTCEFHMYPDGIKSASSCLTIFVLPKPQVSYKTASPGVIEANCTAVARPQAEIVWNVEGNEKIIGPPVTTAIQQSDGTTLVISTLTIQAGLLKDVSVKCLVHHKGLENAIAVSMNTKIGTALTILISVTTVAFLLVLCLCFCLWKCVLRKDEPEEHQLQRRGREDRETVEQRDS; encoded by the exons ATGTTTGTGGTCTCCTTGCCAAGATGTCTAGAGATCTGTGTGTCTTTGGTAATGGTGTCCAGACTACAAG CTAGGGTCTCAGCTCCAGCTCGCCTGGAGGCCCTGGTTGAACAGCCCTTCACTCTGAGCTGTACGCTTGTCAAATCTAAAGGAGAATCAATTAATCAGATCCGCTGGCTTGACGTGCAGAACCAGACATTAATCACTTACCAGCCTGGTCAACAAGACAGCGTGAGCGGTCAACAGCATGTGGAGCTAGCGGCCTCTCCACGAGATGCCAGTGCCATCACCATCAAACGTGTCAGCTACAGGGATGAGGGCTGTTACACTTGCATCTTTGATGTTTATCCAAAAGGCTCAAGAGAAGGAAAGACCTGTCTTATTGTTACAG CAACAGTGATCCCAGAGGGCAATAAGACTGCAGTGGGTGGTAAACAAGCCTCTCTGGCATGTCGGTATGCCCTGCCAGAGAAAGTCAAGCAGGTGTTGTGGAAGAAGATTTTGAATAAAGCAGAATCCAGTGAAGTTGCATTGTTTGCAAGGCAGAGTGACCCTGTAATTGAAGAAGAGTTTGTGGACCGTGCAAGCTTAAACCCTTCCCTGTCTGACTCAGAGCTCACTTTATGGCCGGTCCAAGCTAAAGATGAGGCCTGCTACACCTGTGAGTTCCACATGTACCCGGATGGCATTAAGAGTGCCTCAAGTTGCCTCACTATTTTTG TCCTACCCAAACCTCAAGTAAGCTACAAGACCGCATCTCCCGGAGTGATTGAGGCTAACTGTACTGCCGTCGCCCGGCCACAGGCTGAAATAGTATGGAATGTGGAGGGGAATGAGAAGATCATTGGCCCACCTGTGACCACCGCTATCCAGCAGAGTGACGGCACGACTCTGGTCATCAGTACATTAACCATCCAGGCTGGACTCCTGAAGGATGTCTCTGTCAAATGTCTAGTTCATCATAAAGGACTGGAGAATGCCATTGCTGTTTCAATGAACACTAAAA TTGGTACAGCACTTACTATCCTGATCTCGGTGACTACAGTAGCGTTTCTTCTGGTTCTctgcctttgtttctgtttgtggAAGTGCGTCCTGCGTAAGGATG AGCCTGAGGAGCATCAATTACAGAGAAGAGGCCGAGAAGACAGAGAAACTGTTGAACAAAGAGACAGTTGA